Proteins encoded in a region of the Malaciobacter mytili LMG 24559 genome:
- the pgsA gene encoding CDP-diacylglycerol--glycerol-3-phosphate 3-phosphatidyltransferase has translation MLNLPNILALFRIALAPLMLWFLVDRENIIFSSWHPTWLDYFAGLIFVIASVTDFFDGYIARKWNQITKLGAILDPLADKMLMLAGFLGLMIIDRASSWAVFLILSREFFITGLRVVAADEGKNVASTMAGKIKTVVQMIAIGFLIMNWPFATELLWLAVILTLYSGYEYLRDYYKN, from the coding sequence ATGTTAAATTTACCAAATATATTAGCACTTTTTAGAATAGCATTAGCTCCACTAATGCTATGGTTTTTAGTAGATAGAGAAAATATTATTTTCTCTTCTTGGCACCCTACTTGGCTTGATTATTTTGCCGGTCTAATCTTTGTTATTGCTTCAGTTACAGACTTCTTTGATGGATATATTGCACGAAAATGGAATCAAATAACAAAACTTGGAGCAATATTAGATCCGCTTGCTGATAAAATGCTTATGTTAGCTGGATTTTTAGGGCTTATGATAATAGATAGAGCCTCTTCTTGGGCTGTATTTTTAATCTTATCAAGAGAATTTTTTATTACTGGGCTTAGGGTTGTTGCAGCAGATGAAGGCAAAAATGTTGCTTCAACAATGGCAGGAAAAATAAAAACTGTAGTTCAAATGATAGCAATTGGTTTTTTAATTATGAATTGGCCTTTTGCAACTGAGCTTTTATGGTTAGCGGTTATACTTACACTTTACTCTGGTTATGAGTATTTAAGAGATTATTACAAAAATTAA
- the dapA gene encoding 4-hydroxy-tetrahydrodipicolinate synthase, with the protein MQNIIGAMTALITPFKNGKVDTAKYEELIKRQIAQGIDVVVPVGTTGESATLSHEEHRECIEIAVATCKGSNVKVIAGAGSNATHEAIGIAQHAQKVGADGLLSVAPYYNKPTQEGLYQHYKAIASSVEIPFMIYNVPGRTGVDIEADTAIRLFDDVSNIYAIKEATGSLERAIELSSKRPEFCVISGDDAIDFPMLANGGKGIISVTANLLPNYKSKLVHSVFNKDFETAKKINDDLYAINKALFVESNPIPIKAAMYLAGLISTLEYRLPLTPPSRETMRKLEDVLKGYEVIK; encoded by the coding sequence ATGCAAAATATTATTGGTGCAATGACTGCACTTATTACCCCATTTAAAAATGGAAAAGTAGATACAGCAAAATACGAAGAATTAATTAAAAGACAAATTGCACAAGGAATAGATGTTGTTGTTCCAGTGGGAACTACGGGAGAGAGTGCAACTTTATCTCATGAAGAGCATAGAGAGTGTATAGAAATAGCTGTTGCAACTTGTAAGGGTAGTAATGTAAAAGTTATTGCAGGAGCAGGTTCAAATGCTACACATGAAGCAATAGGAATTGCACAACATGCTCAAAAAGTTGGAGCAGATGGACTTTTATCTGTTGCGCCATATTATAATAAACCAACACAAGAAGGTCTTTATCAACACTATAAAGCTATTGCAAGTTCAGTAGAGATTCCATTTATGATATATAATGTACCAGGAAGAACAGGTGTGGATATTGAAGCTGATACTGCCATTAGATTATTTGATGATGTATCAAATATCTATGCAATAAAAGAAGCAACTGGTTCTTTAGAAAGAGCTATTGAACTTAGTTCAAAAAGACCAGAATTTTGTGTAATTTCAGGTGATGATGCTATTGATTTCCCTATGTTAGCAAATGGTGGAAAAGGGATAATCTCAGTTACAGCAAACTTACTACCAAATTACAAAAGTAAATTAGTTCATAGTGTATTTAATAAAGATTTTGAAACTGCAAAAAAAATAAATGATGATTTATATGCTATAAATAAAGCACTTTTTGTGGAAAGTAATCCAATTCCTATAAAAGCTGCTATGTATCTTGCAGGATTAATTAGCACACTAGAATATAGATTACCATTGACTCCTCCAAGTAGAGAGACAATGAGAAAATTAGAAGATGTATTAAAAGGTTATGAGGTAATTAAATAA
- a CDS encoding M16 family metallopeptidase: MQIFKNFILSALFFTIFAGELMSSNSLPKYYTKTLENNLQIVAIPMDNGSNVISTDIFYKVGSKDEKMGKSGIAHMLEHLNFKSTKNLKAGEFDEIVKGFGGVNNASTSFDYTHYFIKSSSKNMEKSLELFAELMQNLTLKDEEFQPERDVVAEERRWRTDNNPMGYMQFRLFNNAYIYHPYHWTPIGFMNDIKNWTIEDIKDFHSTFYQPKNAIVVVAGDITKEEVFEKTEKYFKDIKNTKEIVRQTYTVEPKQDGEKRVVIKRDTQVEMLTIAYHIPNFEHKDQVALSALTELLSSGKSSLLQKVLVDEKKMVNSIYAYNVELKDPGLFLFSAVCNEGVKAKDVEEEILKIIKDIKSGNISKKDIEKIKINTKADFIFSLESSTSVASLLGSYFVRDNIKPLFEYEESIEKLKKKDLVAVAKKYLIKDNSTTVILKKAQKN; this comes from the coding sequence ATGCAAATATTTAAAAATTTTATATTAAGTGCGTTGTTTTTCACTATTTTTGCAGGAGAACTAATGAGTAGTAATAGCTTACCAAAATATTATACAAAAACTTTAGAAAATAACTTACAAATAGTGGCTATTCCTATGGATAATGGCTCAAATGTAATCTCAACAGATATTTTCTATAAAGTTGGAAGTAAAGATGAAAAAATGGGTAAAAGTGGAATAGCTCATATGTTAGAACATCTTAACTTTAAATCAACAAAGAATCTAAAAGCTGGTGAGTTTGATGAAATAGTAAAAGGTTTTGGGGGAGTAAATAATGCTAGTACAAGCTTTGATTATACTCACTACTTTATAAAATCAAGTTCTAAAAATATGGAAAAATCTTTAGAACTTTTTGCAGAACTTATGCAAAATCTTACATTAAAAGATGAAGAGTTTCAACCAGAGCGTGATGTAGTTGCAGAAGAAAGAAGATGGAGAACAGACAATAATCCTATGGGATATATGCAATTTAGATTATTTAATAACGCATATATCTACCATCCTTATCATTGGACTCCAATTGGATTTATGAATGATATTAAAAATTGGACTATTGAAGATATTAAAGATTTTCATAGCACTTTTTATCAACCAAAAAATGCTATTGTTGTAGTGGCTGGAGATATAACAAAAGAAGAAGTTTTTGAAAAGACTGAAAAATATTTTAAAGATATTAAAAACACAAAAGAAATAGTAAGACAAACTTATACGGTTGAGCCAAAACAAGATGGGGAAAAAAGAGTAGTTATAAAAAGAGATACTCAAGTTGAGATGCTAACAATAGCTTATCATATTCCAAATTTTGAACATAAAGACCAAGTAGCACTTAGTGCTTTAACAGAACTTTTAAGTTCAGGAAAAAGTTCACTTTTACAAAAAGTATTAGTTGATGAGAAAAAAATGGTAAACTCAATTTATGCTTATAATGTTGAGCTAAAAGATCCAGGATTGTTTCTTTTTTCAGCAGTTTGTAATGAAGGTGTTAAAGCTAAAGATGTTGAAGAAGAAATTTTAAAAATTATAAAAGATATAAAAAGTGGGAATATTAGCAAAAAAGATATTGAAAAAATAAAAATCAATACAAAAGCTGATTTTATATTTTCACTAGAAAGTTCAACTTCAGTGGCTTCACTATTAGGAAGCTATTTTGTAAGAGATAATATTAAACCTCTTTTTGAATATGAAGAGAGTATTGAGAAGTTAAAGAAAAAAGACCTTGTTGCTGTTGCAAAAAAATATCTAATAAAAGATAATTCAACAACAGTAATTTTAAAAAAGGCCCAAAAAAATTAA
- the murJ gene encoding murein biosynthesis integral membrane protein MurJ, translating into MLIKSIFTNSSGILVSRILGFIRDLLTASILGANIYSDIFFVAFKLPNLFRRIFAEGAFTQAFIPAYAKSKRKIRFSSMVFLQLLGFLIVLSLLVSLFSTLVTKVIAVGFDAKTIDLAAPLVAINFYYLPLIFIVTFMAALLQYKHHFATTAYSTALLNLALIAALLISKDFEKYEITYYLSYGVIVGGILQVLAHLYAIKNKNLLKIFTFRREKKRESSFYKRFFEATLGSSTSHISAFLDTWLASFLVSGSISYLYYANRVFQLPLALFAIATSIALFPMIAKAIKNKDEQRALYLLRKSTIILFSILSISTAIGIIFDDFIIWLLFQRGAFDAVDTQNTALILSMYLIGLLPFGLAKIFSLWLYSYEKQFIAAKISMKALAWNIVFSLAFIIPFEAAGLAFASTLSGFILFYLTIKEFGLQKFINLFKNKSLI; encoded by the coding sequence ATGTTAATTAAATCAATTTTTACAAACAGTAGTGGTATTTTAGTCTCTAGAATCTTAGGTTTTATAAGAGACTTATTAACAGCTTCTATTTTAGGGGCAAATATATATAGTGATATTTTCTTTGTGGCTTTTAAACTTCCAAACCTTTTTAGAAGAATTTTTGCAGAAGGAGCTTTTACTCAGGCTTTTATTCCAGCTTATGCAAAGTCTAAACGTAAAATTAGATTCTCTTCAATGGTATTTTTGCAACTTTTAGGATTTTTAATAGTTTTATCTTTATTGGTAAGTTTATTTTCAACTTTAGTTACAAAAGTAATTGCCGTTGGATTTGATGCAAAAACTATTGATTTAGCTGCACCTCTTGTGGCAATAAATTTTTACTATTTACCTTTAATATTTATTGTAACTTTTATGGCTGCCCTACTTCAATATAAGCACCATTTTGCAACAACAGCTTATTCCACAGCTTTACTTAACTTAGCTTTAATAGCAGCTTTACTAATCTCTAAAGATTTTGAAAAATATGAAATTACTTATTATCTTTCTTATGGGGTAATTGTAGGTGGAATTTTACAAGTTTTAGCGCATCTTTATGCAATAAAAAATAAGAATTTATTAAAAATTTTTACTTTTAGAAGAGAAAAAAAAAGAGAATCTAGCTTTTATAAAAGATTTTTTGAAGCAACTTTAGGAAGTTCAACTTCTCATATTTCAGCCTTTTTAGATACTTGGCTTGCTTCTTTTTTAGTTAGTGGTTCAATTTCATATTTATATTATGCAAATAGGGTTTTTCAGCTTCCTTTAGCACTTTTTGCAATAGCAACTTCTATTGCACTTTTTCCAATGATAGCAAAAGCTATTAAAAATAAAGATGAACAAAGAGCCTTATATTTATTAAGAAAATCAACAATAATTTTATTTTCAATATTAAGTATTTCAACAGCCATTGGCATAATTTTTGATGATTTTATTATTTGGCTTTTATTTCAAAGAGGTGCTTTTGATGCAGTTGATACACAAAATACTGCACTTATTTTATCTATGTATTTAATAGGACTTCTTCCTTTTGGATTAGCAAAAATATTTTCACTTTGGCTATATTCATATGAAAAACAGTTTATTGCAGCTAAGATTTCTATGAAAGCATTAGCTTGGAATATAGTTTTTTCATTAGCTTTTATTATTCCTTTTGAAGCAGCAGGACTTGCTTTTGCAAGTACTTTAAGTGGCTTTATACTCTTTTATTTAACAATCAAAGAATTTGGATTACAAAAGTTTATCAATCTTTTTAAAAACAAAAGTTTGATATAA
- a CDS encoding ABC transporter ATP-binding protein, producing the protein MKDFFKQYIPYYKDYKLKFFYAFIGMALVAGGTSGAAYVVKPLLDEIFIAKDLTKLYTIPALVIGLYFAKGLGKYVQAYYISFIGQDIIRKVRDKLLKHTLTLDIEFFQKKHGGELISRITNDINKIQSAVSSQIAEFIKEFLTIFALIFVVIYQSAEMAFYGLIVMPLAIFPLSRLAKKMKKLSFDSQEKISNITTHLSETFNNIEIIKANSTEQIETEKFEDHNKKYFHVSIKAVKTNELVSPIMETLGALAIATVIILGGTKVIEGELTVGEFFSFMTALFMLYTPIKTISSLYNKMQGALAANERINELFSVKSNIISGNEKLNEDIKEITFNDICLNYDEIPALKNINLHIKKGETLALVGDSGGGKSSLVNLIIRFYDAHKGEIKFNNHNIRDIDIKSLRDIVSIVTQRVYIFNDTVCANIAYGQEINEQKVIEALKQAHAYDFVNSMEKGIHTKLDEFGTNLSGGQRQRIAIARALYKNPQILILDEATSALDNESESIISEVIDEISKDKITFIIAHRLSTIKHATNIAVFKKGQIVCIGNEQKLKNECEEYKRLHNLANI; encoded by the coding sequence ATGAAAGATTTTTTTAAACAGTACATTCCATATTACAAAGATTATAAGCTTAAATTTTTCTATGCTTTTATAGGGATGGCACTAGTTGCTGGAGGTACTTCAGGAGCAGCTTATGTTGTAAAACCTCTGCTTGATGAAATTTTTATTGCAAAAGATTTAACTAAACTTTATACTATTCCTGCATTGGTTATTGGTTTATATTTTGCAAAAGGCTTAGGTAAATATGTACAAGCATATTATATCTCTTTTATTGGACAAGATATTATTAGAAAAGTTAGAGATAAACTTTTAAAACATACTTTAACTTTAGATATAGAGTTTTTTCAAAAAAAACATGGTGGAGAATTAATCTCTAGAATTACAAATGATATTAATAAAATTCAATCTGCTGTATCAAGTCAAATAGCTGAATTTATAAAAGAATTTCTTACTATTTTTGCACTTATTTTTGTTGTTATTTATCAAAGTGCAGAGATGGCTTTTTATGGGCTTATAGTTATGCCTTTAGCTATCTTCCCACTTTCAAGATTAGCAAAAAAAATGAAAAAGTTATCATTTGATTCACAAGAAAAAATCTCAAATATTACTACACATTTAAGTGAAACTTTTAATAATATTGAAATAATTAAAGCAAATTCAACAGAACAAATTGAAACTGAAAAGTTTGAAGATCATAATAAAAAATATTTTCATGTATCAATAAAAGCTGTTAAAACAAATGAATTAGTTTCTCCAATAATGGAGACTTTAGGTGCTTTAGCTATTGCAACAGTTATTATACTTGGAGGGACAAAAGTTATTGAAGGAGAACTTACAGTTGGAGAGTTTTTCTCTTTTATGACAGCTTTATTTATGCTTTATACTCCTATAAAAACTATCTCTTCTTTATATAATAAAATGCAAGGTGCTTTAGCTGCAAATGAAAGAATCAATGAACTATTTAGTGTTAAAAGTAATATTATTTCTGGAAATGAAAAATTAAATGAAGATATTAAAGAGATAACTTTTAATGATATTTGTTTAAATTATGATGAAATTCCAGCTTTAAAAAATATTAATTTACATATTAAAAAAGGTGAAACACTAGCTCTTGTAGGGGATAGTGGGGGAGGAAAATCCTCTTTAGTAAACTTAATTATTAGATTTTATGATGCCCATAAAGGTGAAATAAAATTTAATAACCATAATATTAGAGATATAGATATAAAATCTTTAAGAGATATTGTTTCAATTGTAACTCAACGGGTATATATTTTCAATGATACTGTTTGTGCAAATATTGCCTATGGACAAGAAATTAATGAACAAAAAGTTATTGAAGCACTTAAACAAGCCCATGCTTATGACTTTGTAAATAGTATGGAAAAGGGAATTCACACTAAACTTGATGAGTTTGGAACAAATTTAAGTGGTGGACAAAGACAAAGAATAGCAATAGCAAGAGCTTTATATAAAAACCCACAAATTCTAATTTTAGATGAAGCCACATCTGCTCTTGATAATGAAAGTGAATCAATTATTTCAGAAGTAATTGATGAAATTAGTAAAGATAAAATAACATTTATAATTGCCCATAGATTAAGTACAATTAAACATGCAACAAATATTGCTGTATTTAAAAAGGGTCAAATAGTTTGTATTGGAAATGAACAAAAACTTAAAAATGAGTGTGAAGAGTACAAAAGACTTCACAACTTAGCAAACATTTAA
- a CDS encoding enoyl-ACP reductase, translating to MNEFMKGKTLVISGGTKGIGKACVYRFAQEGVNIAFTYNSNAEVAQEIADEVEREFGVKCRCYAFNILEPEKYKELFEEIDKDFDRVDFFISNAMIYGRAVVGGYGRFMKLKPKGLNNIYTATVNAFVCGSQQAAKRMEKVGGGAIVSLSSTGNLVYIENYAGHGTNKAAVEAMVRYAATELGQMGIRVNAVSGGPIDTDALKAFTNYEEVRDKTAELSPLNRMGQPDDLASACYFLCTKEASWVTGHTLIVDGGTTFK from the coding sequence ATGAATGAGTTTATGAAGGGTAAAACATTAGTAATTTCAGGTGGTACTAAAGGTATAGGAAAAGCGTGTGTTTATAGATTTGCACAAGAGGGTGTAAATATTGCTTTTACATATAATTCAAATGCCGAAGTTGCACAAGAAATTGCAGATGAAGTAGAGAGAGAATTTGGCGTAAAATGTAGATGTTATGCATTTAATATTTTAGAACCAGAAAAATATAAAGAGTTATTTGAAGAGATTGATAAGGATTTCGATAGAGTTGATTTCTTTATTTCAAATGCTATGATTTATGGAAGAGCAGTAGTTGGTGGTTATGGTAGATTTATGAAACTAAAACCAAAAGGTTTAAATAATATCTATACTGCAACTGTAAATGCTTTTGTATGTGGTTCACAACAAGCTGCAAAAAGAATGGAAAAAGTTGGTGGTGGAGCAATTGTTAGTTTAAGTTCTACTGGAAACTTAGTATATATTGAAAACTATGCAGGACATGGTACAAATAAAGCTGCTGTTGAAGCTATGGTTAGATATGCAGCAACTGAGTTAGGACAAATGGGAATTAGAGTAAATGCTGTAAGTGGTGGACCTATTGATACAGATGCTTTAAAAGCATTTACAAACTATGAAGAAGTTAGAGATAAAACAGCAGAATTATCTCCATTAAATAGAATGGGACAACCTGATGATTTAGCAAGTGCATGCTATTTCTTATGTACAAAAGAAGCTTCATGGGTAACAGGTCACACGCTAATCGTTGATGGCGGGACAACGTTTAAATAA
- a CDS encoding endonuclease/exonuclease/phosphatase family protein has product MKKYLLLFIFFTTLLFSKEFSVTSYNVENFFDLNYDKTEYEEYIPNSKSNWNKSTYNKKIENIAKVLKELDSSIIALQEIESKLILKDLQRKLPKYKYITFVKYPNSSVGLGFLSKIKILHNNQIKVRFQDKTFRPILETTFIFDKIKFKIFNNHWPSKKSKESYRIKYAYALLNAIKELPKDYDYIILGDFNSNYNEKETLKFDKLLNDSSAITGINDILNTTIKKEFINKSSILEQKQRAHYNLWFELKYQDRFSYKFKGQNSTPDNIILPISMFDKKNISYINNSFKVFKPPYLYDNKKINRWQIKNGIHKKVGFSDHLPISASFKISNFEKIEQNYSKISDLYKTSQLEQEFDLKQAVVIYKNKDSAIIKQEDNRAIFIYKAPYLKLAYSYDLRVKSINEFFGLKQIENFSTIKVNKKIKELNPYYLKVEDINNFEDLKYQNEVLVNFEALYKDKKLEFNNQKIKVYFKNHIPKDNKRIFVKKAHIAYFKQYVQLIIYSKEDFEIIN; this is encoded by the coding sequence ATGAAAAAATATCTACTTTTATTTATTTTTTTTACTACTTTACTCTTTTCAAAAGAGTTTAGTGTAACTTCATATAATGTAGAAAATTTTTTTGATTTAAACTATGATAAAACTGAATATGAAGAGTATATCCCAAATAGTAAATCAAATTGGAATAAAAGTACATATAATAAAAAAATAGAAAATATTGCAAAAGTTTTAAAAGAACTTGATAGTTCAATTATTGCTTTACAAGAAATAGAATCAAAACTTATTTTAAAAGATTTACAAAGAAAACTTCCTAAATATAAATATATTACTTTTGTAAAATACCCAAATAGTAGTGTGGGATTAGGATTTTTAAGTAAAATAAAAATACTTCATAATAATCAAATAAAAGTTAGATTTCAAGATAAAACTTTTAGACCCATACTTGAAACAACCTTTATTTTTGACAAAATAAAATTTAAAATTTTTAATAATCATTGGCCTTCTAAAAAATCAAAAGAGAGCTATAGAATAAAGTATGCTTATGCTTTATTAAATGCAATTAAAGAACTACCAAAAGATTATGATTATATTATCTTAGGTGATTTTAACTCAAATTATAATGAAAAAGAGACTTTAAAATTTGATAAACTTTTAAATGATAGTTCTGCTATTACAGGAATTAATGATATATTAAATACAACTATTAAAAAAGAGTTTATAAATAAAAGTTCTATTTTAGAACAAAAACAAAGAGCACATTATAATTTATGGTTTGAACTTAAATATCAAGATAGATTTTCTTATAAATTTAAAGGACAAAATAGTACTCCTGATAATATTATTTTACCTATTAGTATGTTTGATAAAAAAAATATTTCATATATAAATAACTCTTTTAAGGTTTTTAAACCACCTTATTTATATGATAATAAAAAAATCAATAGGTGGCAAATAAAAAATGGTATTCATAAAAAAGTTGGTTTTTCTGACCACTTACCAATAAGTGCCTCTTTTAAAATCTCAAACTTTGAAAAAATTGAACAAAACTATTCAAAAATTAGTGATTTATATAAAACCTCACAGTTAGAACAAGAGTTTGATTTAAAACAAGCAGTTGTAATTTACAAAAACAAAGATAGTGCCATAATTAAACAAGAAGATAATAGAGCAATTTTTATTTATAAAGCACCCTATCTTAAACTAGCTTATAGTTATGATTTAAGAGTTAAAAGTATAAATGAATTTTTTGGATTAAAACAAATAGAAAACTTTTCTACAATAAAAGTTAATAAAAAAATCAAAGAATTAAATCCTTATTATTTAAAAGTTGAAGATATAAATAATTTTGAAGATTTAAAATATCAAAATGAAGTTTTAGTAAATTTTGAAGCTTTATATAAAGATAAAAAATTAGAATTTAATAATCAAAAAATAAAAGTATATTTTAAAAATCATATTCCAAAAGATAATAAAAGAATTTTTGTAAAAAAAGCACATATTGCTTACTTTAAACAATATGTACAGTTAATTATTTATTCAAAAGAGGATTTTGAAATAATAAATTAA
- a CDS encoding quinone-dependent dihydroorotate dehydrogenase produces the protein MFNYKNLKKILFLFQPETAHHLAELGLRALPNCRMLTNYMVNKNFVNDERLTQEIFNVKFINPIGLAAGFDKNSTMVKAMPALGFGYTEIGTMTPRPQDGNAKPRMFRYPKANSVQNAMGFNNEGAHAVLKNLKKVYPFVLPIGVNIGKNKTTPEEYALNDYKMLIKKFEQTSDYLVINISSPNTPNLRDLQNEEFITALFNMAKELTNKPILLKIAPDMQVDTAIQLCKTAVNAGAAGIIATNTTIDYNLLPGCQNFGGLSGEVLREKSYELFKEIAKELFGKTLLISVGGISNAQEAYRRLKAGATLVQAYSGMIFEGPSMVRKINEGILELMEKDGYSHISEVIGADLK, from the coding sequence TTGTTTAACTATAAAAATTTAAAGAAAATACTATTTTTATTTCAACCAGAAACAGCACATCATCTTGCAGAACTTGGATTAAGAGCTTTACCAAACTGTAGAATGCTTACAAACTATATGGTAAATAAAAATTTTGTAAATGATGAAAGACTTACGCAAGAGATTTTTAATGTTAAATTTATTAATCCTATTGGGTTAGCAGCTGGTTTTGATAAAAATTCAACTATGGTAAAAGCTATGCCAGCACTTGGTTTTGGTTATACAGAAATTGGAACAATGACTCCAAGACCTCAAGATGGAAATGCTAAACCTAGAATGTTTAGATACCCAAAAGCTAATTCAGTACAAAATGCTATGGGATTTAATAATGAAGGTGCCCACGCAGTTTTAAAAAACCTAAAAAAAGTTTATCCTTTTGTTTTACCAATTGGAGTAAATATAGGTAAAAATAAAACAACACCTGAAGAGTATGCTTTAAATGATTATAAAATGTTAATTAAAAAATTTGAGCAAACAAGTGATTATCTAGTAATAAATATTTCTAGTCCAAATACACCAAATCTTAGAGATTTACAAAATGAAGAGTTTATTACAGCTTTATTTAATATGGCAAAAGAGCTAACTAATAAACCAATTTTATTAAAAATTGCTCCAGATATGCAAGTTGATACAGCAATACAGTTATGTAAAACTGCTGTAAATGCAGGAGCAGCAGGGATTATTGCAACAAATACAACAATTGATTATAACTTACTTCCAGGATGCCAAAATTTTGGAGGATTAAGTGGAGAAGTTTTAAGAGAAAAATCTTATGAACTATTTAAAGAAATAGCAAAAGAGTTGTTTGGTAAAACTTTACTTATCTCTGTTGGAGGAATAAGTAATGCTCAAGAAGCATATAGAAGACTAAAAGCTGGAGCAACTTTAGTTCAAGCATACTCTGGAATGATTTTTGAAGGACCTTCTATGGTTAGAAAGATAAATGAAGGTATCTTAGAACTTATGGAAAAAGATGGATATTCACATATTAGTGAAGTAATTGGAGCAGATTTAAAATAA
- the rseP gene encoding RIP metalloprotease RseP, whose protein sequence is MGTITFLIVLSILVFIHELGHFLAARYFGVTVHVFSIGFGKKLFSKTWKGTEWRFALIPLGGYVKMKGQDDTKPGLIEDGKDSYNNIKPWQRIVILFAGPFANFILAAVIYFAIAILGATSLAPTIGNVIENSPAAKAGLAVNDKIIRINDTEIKTWEEIGKTITQTQGALKFYVQRGNKVQAFIIKPQVSDSENIFREKIKKRMIGIAPAPKLVTINHSPIEAISYAYDKTIESSKMIFLGVQKLIQGIIPSSEIGGVITIGKVISDASESSFIALLAITALISVNLGVLNLLPIPALDGGHIMFNLYEIIARRKPSDRVFMYLTITGWVILGSLMLLGIYNDINRIFLKE, encoded by the coding sequence TTGGGTACTATTACTTTTTTAATTGTATTATCTATACTTGTATTTATTCATGAGCTTGGGCATTTTTTAGCAGCAAGATATTTTGGTGTTACTGTTCATGTTTTTTCTATAGGTTTTGGTAAAAAGCTATTTTCAAAAACTTGGAAAGGTACAGAATGGAGATTTGCACTAATCCCTTTAGGTGGATATGTAAAAATGAAAGGACAAGATGATACTAAGCCAGGTCTTATTGAAGATGGAAAAGATTCATACAATAATATAAAGCCTTGGCAAAGAATAGTTATTCTTTTTGCGGGTCCTTTTGCAAACTTTATACTTGCAGCAGTTATTTACTTTGCAATTGCTATTTTAGGAGCTACTTCATTAGCTCCAACAATTGGAAATGTAATAGAAAACTCACCAGCTGCAAAAGCTGGACTTGCTGTAAATGATAAAATTATTAGAATAAATGATACAGAAATAAAAACTTGGGAAGAGATAGGTAAAACTATTACTCAAACGCAAGGTGCTTTAAAATTTTATGTACAAAGAGGTAATAAAGTTCAAGCTTTTATAATCAAACCTCAAGTTTCAGATTCTGAAAATATATTTAGAGAAAAGATTAAAAAAAGAATGATTGGAATTGCTCCTGCACCTAAACTTGTAACAATAAATCATTCACCAATAGAGGCTATTTCATATGCTTATGATAAAACAATAGAATCTTCAAAAATGATTTTTTTAGGAGTTCAAAAACTTATTCAAGGAATAATTCCTAGCAGTGAAATTGGTGGAGTTATAACAATAGGAAAAGTTATTTCAGATGCAAGTGAATCTAGTTTTATTGCTCTTCTTGCAATTACTGCACTTATTTCTGTAAACTTAGGAGTATTAAATCTTCTTCCAATTCCAGCACTTGATGGTGGACATATTATGTTTAATTTATATGAAATTATTGCAAGAAGAAAACCAAGTGATAGAGTATTTATGTATTTAACAATAACTGGATGGGTTATTTTAGGTTCATTAATGTTACTTGGAATTTACAATGATATAAATAGAATTTTTTTAAAAGAGTAG